One stretch of Mobula birostris isolate sMobBir1 chromosome 5, sMobBir1.hap1, whole genome shotgun sequence DNA includes these proteins:
- the sh3bp5lb gene encoding SH3 domain-binding protein 5-like isoform X2 has translation MSTVFKEELEQLNQASEEINKLELQLDEARNTYRKILSESARKLNAQGSQLGSCIEKARPYYEARRQAKEAQQETQKAALRYERAVSMHNAAREMVYVAEQGLMADRNRLDPTWQEMLNHATSKVNEAEEERLRSEREHQRVTQQCQQAEGRVQQLQKALKRLILKSKPYFELKAQFNQILEEHKSRVTSLEQRVSQAKTRYSVALRNLEQISEQIHARRLRAVAPRRASPVGAESSPAQPEEGDREVQEASALTPLGAEGPASDTLSVLSFQTIASDLQKFDSVEHLEELSDATSLDSDETEPETTRSTHSTFLYRHHRSVSL, from the exons GAGGAGCTGGAACAGCTGAACCAGGCCAGCGAGGAGATCAACAAGCTGGAGCTACAGCTGGAC GAGGCCAGGAACACTTACCGGAAAATCCTCTCGGAATCCGCCAGGAAGCTGAATGCCCAGGGCTCCCAGCTGGGCAGCTGCATTGAGAAGGCTCGCCCGTACTATGAGGCTCGGCGGCAGGCCAAGGAG GCCCAACAGGAGACGCAGAAGGCAGCCCTGCGATACGAGAGGGCAGTCAGCATGCACAACGCCGCCCGCGAGATGGTGTACGTGGCCGAGCAGGGTCTGATGGCTGACCGGAACCGGCTGGACCCCACTTGGCAGGAGATGCTGAACCACGCCACCTCGAAG GTGAACGAGGCGGAGGAGGAGCGCCTGAGGAGTGAGCGGGAGCACCAGCGGGTGACGCAGCAGTGCCAGCAGGCCGAGGGCCGtgtccagcagctgcagaaggcCCTCAAGAGGCTCATCCTCAAATCCAAGCCCTACTTCGAGCTCAAGGCCCAGTTCAACCAGATTCTGGAG gagCACAAGTCCCGGGTGACGTCCCTGGAGCAGCGGGTGTCCCAGGCCAAGACTCGATACTCGGTGGCCCTcaggaacctggaacagatcAGTGAGCAGATCCACGCCCGGCGCCTGCGGGCTGTGGCACCCCGGCGCGCCTCGCCCGTGGGCGCCGAGTCTAGCCCGGCCCAGCCGGAGGAGGGGGATAGGGAGGTGCAGGAGGCCTCGGCCCTCACCCCACTGGGAGCCGAGGGCCCTGCCTCTGATACCCTGTCCGTCCTTAGCTTCCAGACCATCGCCTCCGACCTGCAGAAGTTCGACTCGGTGGAGCACCTAGAGGAGCTATCAGATGCCACCAGCCTGGACAGTGACGAGACGGAGCCCGAGACGACACGCAGCACTCACTCCACCTTCCTCTACAGGCACCACCGCAGCGTCAGCCTGTAG
- the sh3bp5lb gene encoding SH3 domain-binding protein 5-like isoform X1 — translation MKCKSCRESAVRVNCEVQGHNEEELEQLNQASEEINKLELQLDEARNTYRKILSESARKLNAQGSQLGSCIEKARPYYEARRQAKEAQQETQKAALRYERAVSMHNAAREMVYVAEQGLMADRNRLDPTWQEMLNHATSKVNEAEEERLRSEREHQRVTQQCQQAEGRVQQLQKALKRLILKSKPYFELKAQFNQILEEHKSRVTSLEQRVSQAKTRYSVALRNLEQISEQIHARRLRAVAPRRASPVGAESSPAQPEEGDREVQEASALTPLGAEGPASDTLSVLSFQTIASDLQKFDSVEHLEELSDATSLDSDETEPETTRSTHSTFLYRHHRSVSL, via the exons GAGGAGCTGGAACAGCTGAACCAGGCCAGCGAGGAGATCAACAAGCTGGAGCTACAGCTGGAC GAGGCCAGGAACACTTACCGGAAAATCCTCTCGGAATCCGCCAGGAAGCTGAATGCCCAGGGCTCCCAGCTGGGCAGCTGCATTGAGAAGGCTCGCCCGTACTATGAGGCTCGGCGGCAGGCCAAGGAG GCCCAACAGGAGACGCAGAAGGCAGCCCTGCGATACGAGAGGGCAGTCAGCATGCACAACGCCGCCCGCGAGATGGTGTACGTGGCCGAGCAGGGTCTGATGGCTGACCGGAACCGGCTGGACCCCACTTGGCAGGAGATGCTGAACCACGCCACCTCGAAG GTGAACGAGGCGGAGGAGGAGCGCCTGAGGAGTGAGCGGGAGCACCAGCGGGTGACGCAGCAGTGCCAGCAGGCCGAGGGCCGtgtccagcagctgcagaaggcCCTCAAGAGGCTCATCCTCAAATCCAAGCCCTACTTCGAGCTCAAGGCCCAGTTCAACCAGATTCTGGAG gagCACAAGTCCCGGGTGACGTCCCTGGAGCAGCGGGTGTCCCAGGCCAAGACTCGATACTCGGTGGCCCTcaggaacctggaacagatcAGTGAGCAGATCCACGCCCGGCGCCTGCGGGCTGTGGCACCCCGGCGCGCCTCGCCCGTGGGCGCCGAGTCTAGCCCGGCCCAGCCGGAGGAGGGGGATAGGGAGGTGCAGGAGGCCTCGGCCCTCACCCCACTGGGAGCCGAGGGCCCTGCCTCTGATACCCTGTCCGTCCTTAGCTTCCAGACCATCGCCTCCGACCTGCAGAAGTTCGACTCGGTGGAGCACCTAGAGGAGCTATCAGATGCCACCAGCCTGGACAGTGACGAGACGGAGCCCGAGACGACACGCAGCACTCACTCCACCTTCCTCTACAGGCACCACCGCAGCGTCAGCCTGTAG